A genomic window from Fibrobacterota bacterium includes:
- the truB gene encoding tRNA pseudouridine(55) synthase TruB, whose protein sequence is MSVCGFLLLDKPTGKSSQQALFPVKRLFGERRVGHAGTLDPLATGLLVAAAGKATRLLSRIEGCDKEYLVCLRPGVRTDSLDTDGRILSETAASWEGADWPRLLEGLLGEVDQVPPAYSAISVDGVRSYERARKGEDVTLPPRRVRIESCVEVLGPSPLDGSGYRPGDATLRIRCSKGTYVRSLARDLGDRAGFGACVSALRRTAIGSWRLPDSPPPEDAQPELLTVQSMFPQWPRFTIASEHLGKLSNGNPIPCELEDHPDVLCLDGSGSAIAWGVVREKIFRTEALLSDQILASAAS, encoded by the coding sequence ATGAGCGTGTGCGGGTTCCTTCTTTTGGACAAGCCCACGGGGAAATCCTCCCAACAGGCTCTTTTTCCCGTCAAACGGCTGTTCGGCGAGCGACGGGTGGGGCATGCCGGCACCTTGGATCCTCTGGCCACGGGCCTTCTCGTGGCGGCGGCGGGGAAAGCTACGCGTCTCCTGTCGCGCATCGAAGGATGCGACAAGGAGTACCTCGTGTGCCTGCGTCCAGGGGTACGCACGGATTCCCTGGATACCGATGGACGGATTTTGTCAGAGACTGCCGCCTCCTGGGAGGGGGCCGACTGGCCACGCCTGCTGGAAGGCTTGCTGGGCGAAGTGGACCAGGTTCCACCGGCCTATTCGGCGATTTCGGTGGATGGCGTGCGGTCCTACGAGCGGGCTCGCAAGGGCGAAGACGTGACGCTCCCGCCTCGCCGCGTGCGGATCGAATCCTGTGTGGAAGTGCTGGGGCCATCGCCACTGGATGGTTCCGGATACAGGCCAGGCGATGCGACCCTGCGGATCCGGTGCTCCAAGGGCACCTATGTGCGGAGCTTGGCGCGCGATCTGGGAGATCGGGCGGGTTTTGGCGCCTGCGTCAGCGCCTTGCGTCGCACCGCGATCGGATCCTGGCGTTTGCCGGACTCGCCTCCGCCCGAAGACGCCCAGCCGGAGCTCTTGACGGTGCAGTCGATGTTCCCACAATGGCCCCGCTTCACGATCGCTTCGGAGCATCTGGGAAAGCTTTCCAACGGCAATCCGATCCCTTGCGAGTTGGAAGACCACCCAGACGTTTTGTGTCTGGATGGTTCGGGTTCCGCGATCGCCTGGGGCGTGGTGCGGGAGAAGATCTTCCGCACCGAAGCCCTGCTGTCCGATCAGATCTTGGCCAGCGCCGCGTCGTAA
- the infB gene encoding translation initiation factor IF-2 — MSKTRITDVATEFEIAKESVLKHLKDAGFEVRSVLSPIESDWVDKIRPALEGERAKSGKPRAKKAAPKKKAEGEVEADKPKKVAPKKKLEGDHDAPEAHAASAGEKHVAPPQAAQPAPEVHVVATHAEPAPDRVEPTPVAEPKHVAPKPEAAAAPEAAATPEAGQPGAPILLTAPVRRQPSFNPDRPDRPRAPASTYQPTPRGITGGPRPGFSATDKGAAAPGGGAPREQPRDPRPGDRTTGATPRDGRTDQRGPGGPRPDRGAAPTGPGGARPDRGVSVGGNRPDGRGPGGPGGGPGQGRPPYGGGQGGPGGFRPGGPGQGQGAPGPYRNSPPGNNPYRPNGPGGGQRPGFGPGPGAGPGGPGRPGFGGPTGGPPGATGSLQPGQQAGAFGAPVGKGSAGRKRKTKEQIETEIFYQTQQNVNKVMVSLDRGKIQRRYARGGGGQMMDSVEEKMILKVAEFITIAELANLLNVAPAQVIAKAMGMGLMVTINARLDHETIAIIADEFGFQAQLMDEYAEDVAESQETLGDPDADAGRPPIVTVMGHVDHGKTSLLDYLRKTHVITGEAGGITQHIGAYEVDTGHGCVTFLDTPGHEAFSAMRARGAKVTDIVVLVVAADSNVMPQTKEAIDHARAANVPIVVAINKIDLPAANPDNVRAQLGAYGIEVEQWGGKVQCVEISAKKGINMDKLLDALLVEAEMLGLRANPTVRAKGTVIESRLDKGKGSIATILVQEGTLRVGDAILVGSYAGKIRQLMDERGQPRMEAGPSVPCQILGIDGVPQAGDSVIQMDDEREAREIAGRRHRAQKERELRRAQRMSLEDLSNKIAAGDSQQTLRVIVKGDVDGSVEAIAASLEQLSTKEVRVQILSRAVGGIKEADVMLAAASDAIVVAFHVRPDANTRELASREGVEIRSYRIIYEVVDDIRKAMEGMLKPEIKEEVAAEAEVRAVFRVPKQGAIAGCYVQSGTIERKLKARVYRNGVEIAESKVSTLKRFKDDVSEVKSGYECGVGLDGVDDYVEGDIIAFFRQFEVARKLSDSKA; from the coding sequence GTGAGTAAGACCCGAATCACCGATGTCGCGACCGAGTTCGAGATCGCCAAAGAATCCGTCCTGAAGCATTTGAAGGATGCAGGGTTCGAGGTGCGCTCGGTCCTTTCGCCCATCGAGAGCGACTGGGTGGACAAGATCCGTCCTGCATTGGAAGGCGAGCGCGCCAAGTCCGGGAAGCCCCGGGCCAAGAAGGCCGCGCCGAAGAAGAAGGCCGAAGGTGAAGTCGAAGCCGACAAGCCCAAGAAGGTCGCGCCCAAGAAGAAGCTCGAGGGCGATCACGATGCTCCCGAGGCGCATGCCGCTTCGGCCGGTGAAAAGCACGTCGCGCCACCCCAGGCGGCCCAGCCGGCGCCCGAGGTGCATGTCGTGGCCACCCATGCGGAGCCCGCGCCAGATCGCGTCGAACCGACTCCGGTCGCGGAGCCCAAGCACGTGGCACCCAAGCCCGAGGCCGCGGCCGCTCCGGAAGCAGCCGCTACGCCCGAGGCGGGACAGCCAGGCGCACCCATCCTGCTGACCGCTCCCGTGCGTCGCCAGCCCTCGTTCAATCCGGATCGACCGGATCGTCCCCGGGCACCGGCAAGCACCTACCAGCCCACCCCCCGCGGCATCACCGGCGGTCCTCGTCCAGGCTTCAGTGCCACGGACAAGGGCGCGGCGGCCCCAGGTGGTGGAGCTCCTCGCGAACAGCCTCGCGACCCACGTCCAGGCGACCGCACCACGGGTGCCACGCCTCGCGATGGTCGTACCGACCAGCGCGGACCTGGCGGACCTCGTCCCGACCGTGGAGCAGCTCCCACCGGTCCCGGCGGCGCTCGTCCTGACCGCGGCGTTTCCGTTGGCGGCAATCGCCCCGACGGCCGCGGACCTGGTGGACCTGGCGGCGGACCCGGCCAAGGTCGCCCGCCCTATGGCGGCGGACAAGGTGGCCCAGGCGGATTCCGTCCAGGCGGACCCGGCCAAGGCCAAGGCGCTCCCGGACCTTATCGCAACAGCCCTCCGGGCAACAATCCCTACCGTCCCAACGGACCCGGCGGCGGTCAGCGTCCCGGATTCGGACCCGGACCCGGTGCAGGTCCTGGCGGACCAGGGCGTCCTGGATTCGGCGGTCCCACCGGTGGACCTCCGGGAGCCACCGGCTCCTTGCAGCCTGGCCAGCAGGCGGGCGCTTTCGGCGCTCCCGTGGGCAAGGGCTCGGCGGGTCGCAAGCGCAAGACCAAAGAGCAGATCGAAACCGAGATCTTCTACCAGACCCAGCAGAACGTCAACAAAGTGATGGTCTCGCTGGATCGCGGCAAGATCCAGCGTCGTTACGCCCGTGGCGGCGGCGGCCAGATGATGGACAGCGTCGAAGAGAAGATGATTCTCAAGGTGGCGGAATTCATCACGATCGCGGAACTCGCGAACCTGCTGAACGTCGCACCGGCCCAGGTCATCGCCAAGGCGATGGGCATGGGTTTGATGGTGACCATCAACGCCCGCCTGGACCACGAAACCATCGCGATCATCGCCGACGAGTTCGGGTTCCAAGCCCAGCTGATGGACGAGTACGCGGAAGACGTCGCGGAAAGCCAGGAAACCCTCGGCGATCCCGACGCGGATGCCGGGCGTCCTCCGATCGTGACCGTCATGGGTCACGTCGACCACGGTAAGACCTCGTTGTTGGACTATTTGCGCAAGACGCATGTGATCACCGGCGAAGCGGGTGGAATCACCCAGCACATCGGTGCCTACGAAGTGGACACCGGCCACGGCTGCGTGACGTTCCTGGACACTCCCGGTCACGAGGCGTTCTCCGCCATGCGTGCTCGCGGCGCCAAGGTCACCGACATCGTGGTGCTCGTGGTGGCTGCCGACAGCAACGTCATGCCGCAGACCAAGGAAGCCATCGACCACGCCCGTGCGGCCAACGTGCCCATCGTCGTGGCCATCAACAAGATCGACCTTCCCGCCGCCAACCCCGACAACGTCCGTGCCCAATTGGGTGCTTACGGCATCGAGGTGGAGCAGTGGGGTGGCAAGGTGCAGTGCGTGGAGATCTCCGCCAAGAAGGGGATCAACATGGACAAGCTCCTGGACGCCCTCCTGGTGGAAGCGGAAATGCTCGGACTGCGGGCCAACCCCACCGTGCGCGCCAAGGGTACCGTGATCGAATCCCGCCTGGACAAGGGCAAGGGTTCCATCGCCACCATCCTGGTGCAGGAAGGAACGCTCCGCGTGGGCGACGCCATCCTGGTGGGATCGTATGCGGGCAAGATCCGTCAGCTCATGGACGAACGCGGCCAGCCGCGCATGGAGGCCGGTCCTTCCGTGCCTTGCCAGATCCTGGGCATCGACGGCGTACCGCAAGCGGGCGACTCCGTCATCCAGATGGACGACGAGCGCGAAGCGCGCGAAATCGCCGGTCGACGCCACCGCGCCCAGAAGGAGCGCGAACTGCGCCGGGCGCAGCGCATGTCGCTGGAAGATCTTTCCAACAAGATCGCCGCCGGCGATTCGCAGCAGACCCTGCGCGTCATCGTCAAGGGCGACGTGGACGGCTCGGTGGAGGCCATCGCGGCTTCGCTGGAACAGCTTTCCACCAAGGAAGTGCGTGTCCAGATCCTGTCGCGTGCCGTGGGCGGCATCAAGGAAGCCGACGTCATGTTGGCGGCCGCATCGGATGCCATCGTGGTCGCTTTCCATGTGCGTCCCGATGCCAACACCCGCGAGCTGGCCAGCCGCGAAGGCGTGGAGATCCGTTCCTACCGCATCATCTACGAAGTGGTGGACGACATCCGCAAGGCGATGGAGGGCATGCTCAAGCCCGAGATCAAGGAAGAGGTCGCCGCCGAGGCGGAAGTCCGCGCCGTGTTCCGCGTGCCCAAGCAAGGTGCGATCGCCGGTTGCTACGTGCAGTCGGGAACGATCGAACGCAAGCTCAAGGCCCGCGTGTACCGCAACGGAGTGGAAATCGCCGAATCCAAGGTCAGCACCCTCAAGCGCTTCAAGGACGACGTCTCCGAAGTCAAGTCCGGCTACGAATGTGGCGTGGGACTGGATGGAGTGGACGACTACGTGGAAGGCGACATCATCGCGTTCTTCCGCCAGTTCGAGGTGGCTCGCAAGTTGTCGGATTCCAAGGCGTGA
- the tpx gene encoding thiol peroxidase, with the protein MATVTLKGNPVHTSGELPTIGSKAPDFRLVKQDLSVVSLADLAGKKIVINIFPSIDTATCATSVRKFNQKASALANTVVLCVSKDLPFAAKRFCGAEGLENVITASAFRDTEFEKAFGVQIVDSVLQGLCARSVVIVDESGKVAYTQLVAETADEPDYDAALAKI; encoded by the coding sequence ATGGCCACCGTGACCCTCAAAGGCAACCCCGTCCACACTTCGGGCGAACTCCCCACCATCGGATCCAAGGCTCCGGACTTCCGTCTGGTGAAGCAGGACCTGTCCGTCGTTTCGTTGGCCGATCTGGCCGGCAAGAAGATCGTGATCAACATCTTCCCCTCGATCGATACGGCCACCTGCGCCACCTCCGTGCGCAAGTTCAACCAGAAGGCCTCCGCCTTGGCCAACACCGTGGTGCTGTGCGTTTCCAAGGACCTGCCGTTCGCCGCCAAGCGTTTTTGCGGCGCCGAAGGCCTGGAGAACGTGATCACCGCCTCGGCGTTTCGCGACACCGAATTCGAAAAGGCCTTCGGGGTCCAGATCGTGGACTCGGTCCTGCAGGGGCTTTGCGCCCGCTCCGTCGTGATCGTCGACGAATCCGGCAAGGTCGCGTACACCCAGCTGGTCGCGGAAACCGCCGACGAGCCCGATTACGACGCGGCGCTGGCCAAGATCTGA
- the rbfA gene encoding 30S ribosome-binding factor RbfA, protein MASVGEQIRRELSQLFLEGLKDPRIAFVTVSTVNVTSDLSLATINYTVLGSEKEVRDTEIGLQQSAGWLRKELSHRLKLRHMPQLRFYLDHNLENSFYIQSLLTKLPDEDRKPLDPSELPPS, encoded by the coding sequence ATGGCCTCCGTCGGGGAGCAGATCCGCAGGGAACTTTCCCAGCTCTTCCTGGAAGGGCTGAAGGATCCACGGATCGCGTTCGTCACGGTCTCCACCGTGAACGTGACTTCCGACCTGAGCTTGGCGACCATCAACTACACGGTCCTGGGTTCGGAAAAGGAAGTGCGCGACACGGAAATCGGTCTGCAGCAATCGGCGGGTTGGCTTCGCAAGGAGCTTTCCCACCGGCTGAAGCTGCGCCATATGCCGCAACTGCGCTTCTATCTGGACCACAACCTGGAGAACTCCTTCTACATCCAGAGCTTGCTCACCAAGCTGCCGGATGAGGACCGCAAGCCCCTGGATCCGTCGGAGCTTCCTCCTTCGTGA